One window from the genome of Macrobrachium rosenbergii isolate ZJJX-2024 chromosome 2, ASM4041242v1, whole genome shotgun sequence encodes:
- the mRpL30 gene encoding uncharacterized protein mRpL30 isoform X1: MMLRRGIQRVGQLTPSIRVRSCSSKITWSTGEKTDPTPLDCPLGNKGEYPKRLPDGGIEYFGFKYYPRHPDAVDPPYEPSPLHLVTRVRSLKGKPHWEKDIMKRFGLERPSAVAIIKNNPENNACLWKVKHLVKIVPIKLPKDIPEDADPRHCFLKETGEFIYNPHITVNETDFVEDEEIARTKICKTFIDEHTRKNWEYPWQIKLC, encoded by the exons ATG ATGTTACGTCGTGGAATTCAGAGAGTGGGTCAGTTGACCCCAAGCATTAGGGTACGGTCCTGTTCAAGTAAAATAACTTGGTCAACTGGGGAAAAGACTGATCCGACTCCCCTTGACTGCCCACTGGGGAATAAAGGGGAATACCCAAAAAGATTACCAGATGGAGGCATTGAATACTTTGGCTTTAAATATTACCCAAG GCACCCTGATGCAGTTGATCCTCCCTATGAACCATCACCACTCCATTTAGTTACCAGGGTTAGAAGTCTGAAGGGTAAACCACACTGGGAAAAGGATATTATGAAGAGGTTTGGCCTTGAAAGG ccAAGTGCAGTGGCCATAATTAAAAACAATCCTGAAAATAATGCATGTCTATGGAAGGTGAAGCATCTCGTGAAAATAGTTCCCATAAAATTGCCGAAAGACATACCGGAAGATGCAGATCCAAGACATTGCTTTTTAAAG GAAACAGGCGAGTTCATTTATAATCCACATATCACTGTAAATGAAACCGACTTTGTGGAGGATGAGGAAATTGCAAGGACGAAAATATGCAAGACATTTATTGATGAACACACTCGTAAAAATTGGGAATATCCTTGGCAGATCAAATTGTGCTAG
- the mRpL30 gene encoding uncharacterized protein mRpL30 isoform X2, which produces MLRRGIQRVGQLTPSIRVRSCSSKITWSTGEKTDPTPLDCPLGNKGEYPKRLPDGGIEYFGFKYYPRHPDAVDPPYEPSPLHLVTRVRSLKGKPHWEKDIMKRFGLERPSAVAIIKNNPENNACLWKVKHLVKIVPIKLPKDIPEDADPRHCFLKETGEFIYNPHITVNETDFVEDEEIARTKICKTFIDEHTRKNWEYPWQIKLC; this is translated from the exons ATGTTACGTCGTGGAATTCAGAGAGTGGGTCAGTTGACCCCAAGCATTAGGGTACGGTCCTGTTCAAGTAAAATAACTTGGTCAACTGGGGAAAAGACTGATCCGACTCCCCTTGACTGCCCACTGGGGAATAAAGGGGAATACCCAAAAAGATTACCAGATGGAGGCATTGAATACTTTGGCTTTAAATATTACCCAAG GCACCCTGATGCAGTTGATCCTCCCTATGAACCATCACCACTCCATTTAGTTACCAGGGTTAGAAGTCTGAAGGGTAAACCACACTGGGAAAAGGATATTATGAAGAGGTTTGGCCTTGAAAGG ccAAGTGCAGTGGCCATAATTAAAAACAATCCTGAAAATAATGCATGTCTATGGAAGGTGAAGCATCTCGTGAAAATAGTTCCCATAAAATTGCCGAAAGACATACCGGAAGATGCAGATCCAAGACATTGCTTTTTAAAG GAAACAGGCGAGTTCATTTATAATCCACATATCACTGTAAATGAAACCGACTTTGTGGAGGATGAGGAAATTGCAAGGACGAAAATATGCAAGACATTTATTGATGAACACACTCGTAAAAATTGGGAATATCCTTGGCAGATCAAATTGTGCTAG
- the LOC136845367 gene encoding carbohydrate sulfotransferase 11-like produces MGGRASQRNVLLSAVTIYVLLALTTDIFENVEPKKDVFKLEKLPLRPSEEIQLVEFQRRKTRVKEVCTAWGAYTTKAKFLKIAQKPSTDTSKADDELTRDRKEFSQSQLERIWQLSKRTTFHQMFVDRAHSLTWCKVPKAASTSWLHAFLELAGVNDVASKDMAGKHALLREKYPLLTNSLLKRIMPTSMKFMVVRHPFERILSAYRDKLENSERDLKDRGGYYYAIYGKRIVKAYRKSSSGSEFSSNERKEPTFREFIQYLLDTDVEEYDEHWKPIFLLCTPCHIRYDVIAKMETLAKDAEFILYHRGLSGTVNIEWSHKTDQSKKTTDVLKSYYSQLTSSEIKQLYYKYLPDFLMFEYDAEPYLNLMNAPKRNETLTINGGEENDEYYGEEDEEEEEEYYDEEEEEEDENYEENEELDEDAEENYYENYTADKAKVAEITGNEAK; encoded by the exons CCACTTCGCCCCTCGGAGGAGATCCAGCTGGTGGAGTTTCAGCGCCGAAAGACACGAGTGAAGGAGGTCTGTACGGCATGGGGCGCGTACACAACAAAGGCCAAGTTTCTCAAAATTGCCCAGAAACCCAGCACTGACACGAGCAAGGCGGATGATGAACTCACCAGGGATCGCAAAGAATTTTCGCAGTCTCAGCTGGAGAGAATATGGCAGCTTAGTAAAAG GACAACATTTCATCAAATGTTTGTTGATCGGGCACATTCTCTAACTTGGTGTAAGGTTCCAAAGGCAGCTAGTACCAGTTGGCTCCATGCTTTCCTAGAG TTGGCAGGAGTAAATGATGTTGCTTCTAAAGACATGGCAGGAAAGCATGCCCTCTTACGTGAGAAGTACCCCTTATTAACCAACTCCTTGCTAAAGAGAATTATGCCTACATCTATGAAATTCATG GTTGTACGTCATCCTTTTGAAAGAATATTATCGGCATACAGGGACAAATTAGAGAATTCTGAAAGGGATCTAAAGGACAG GGGTGGATACTATTACGCTATATATGGAAAACGAATTGTTAAAGCTTACAGGAAATCAAGTTCTGGCAGTGAATTCAGCTCAAACGAACGTAAGGAACCGACGTTCAGAGAGTTTATCCAGTACCTCCTCGATACTGATGTTGAAGAGTATGATGAACACTGGAAGCCAATATTCCTCCTATGTACACCTTGTCACATCAGGTACGATGTCATTGCTAAAATGGAGACTCTTGCAAAGGATGCCGAATTTATTCTTTATCATCGCGGTTTGTCTGGCACAGTTAACATTGAGTGGTCACATAAAACTGACCAATCCAAAAAGACTACTGATGTTCTCAAGTCTTATTATTCTCAGTTAACTTCCAGTGAGATCAAGCagttatattacaaatatttaccagattttttaatgtttgaataTGATGCTGAACCATATCTAAATCTGATGAATGCTCCCAAGAGAAATGAGACATTGACCATTAATGGTGGAGAAGAAAATGACGAGTATTATGgtgaagaagacgaggaggaggaagaagaatactatgatgaagaggaggaagaggaagatgaaaattatgaagaaaatgaagaattggATGAAGATGCTgaggaaaattattatgaaaactacACAGCAGATAAAGCCAAAGTAGCAGAAATTACAGGTAAtgaagctaaataa